The genomic stretch TTCATATGGCAACGAAATCCTTCAAGCATGCTTCAACCGAAAATACAATTTACCTTCCTTTGTTCTCTTTTGAGATTCATGACAGGAAATTTAAAATCCACAAACTCTACCGAAAACACAGAATGAAACCGAAATTTGAAAACCACTCTTACTGTAGGTGAGAAACGCTTACatcgtgttcttgaactcacagccgaagaGAATGGCTCAAACGCTTCTAGGGTTTCGAAGGAGTGAAGatctcggctcctcttcgtgtccaCGAAATCTCCTCGACGAGGGGATTGTGATAGTGAAGAAAACCCCTTGGAGAACAGCTTGGCCGGTCGCTGGAGACGATCCCTAACCTCCTGCTGTGGTTTCGTCCGAGAAGAAAAACGCCGACGCACAAGAAGGGAAGAAGAAATTAGGTCACGGAAGATTAACCCAATTCCTCTCTTAATACCTCGATATTCTTGTTATCTACTACCATATAAATATTTTCCGCTCTTTCCTTAATtagcaacgcccgcttgggcatttggtcagccagattcgcttaaggtttggatcgggctggagctcgtgggttcgaatcctcagccgaACCTTTTTATTCCCAATTATTTTCTGTTTAACTACTACtacttaactactacttaaattaatttcgtcCCTTATTTGattagcatggccctgctgggttcctggtcagccgagacaacttaaggctttgcttaaccggaggtctccggttcgaacctcggcttaatttctttatttttttacaacttgtttcttttggtaaaaataccaaacgaactccaaaaattacataaaaatactctaaaaatctctagaatatttctaaagcatttctaaataattttaagcactattaggactccaaatgaggaaatttgggttgttacaagaagaaaataagacaaaccaatatatacaaaatatagaatttacaaaataataaaacatcatcttctccttcaacgcgattgccataaaatttaagcaactcctcaatttttgatctagtagcttcttttttatTTGAGAAGTATGTTAGAAAGAGTTCACCGGATGCTTTATTTGAATTGATCGGAATCGAAGCTCCTCGGTTTGCAATACCAAGTAGCAATGAAACATCTCTTCTTGTGAAGGCaaccggaacacctgaccaagttaaatgaTTAGTTGACATCTACGAACATATACATAAGTATTGGGCACACCGTGGGTATGATATGATATCGTGTCAAGCCCACATTAGGCCTAATACGATATCGTATCAGGCCTAACGTTTGCCTAATATGATATCGTATCAGGTGATATCGTATCAGGCCCTCGTTTGCCATAAGACTCCACTATCAGTGCCattaattgactaaattattcacctttgcaaaatattttattttactatacaACTACTTCGTGAATAAATtacaaaattataaattgtacctgagaatctaaaggtttgagtaCTTGAATtccaattttaaaatatattgacCAATATACTACGGATATGTTGCATATCTTGTATGTCCAAAAATATACtaaagggtgactgtttgatcaaTGTTATGGGTCGGTCATGTAAAATAGCATATCCATGATGTCTTCCTTTCTTTGTGGAtatttgaaaaaaacttttaaagtgacctaaaacactgttccaatgcagtttatgtctaacatcaactgaaccctacaatttataaaattttaaattttttattcataCTCGTTGAGTTTTTCAAAATCACAGAGTTTTAAAATCAAAGAGTTTAAGGTGATACCTTTACAGATATTTGAAGTGGAGAGGATGATACACCCGATCCACTTCTTTGCGTCATTATGAAAGGAGATTATTGACGAAAACCCTAAAATCCTTCACCGAAGCCTCACAAACACTGTGGATTTTTAGGTTTGTATGCTTGATGCTACTTGAGAGAGACACGAAGACATTACGTAAGATTTCACTACTGGGATGATTTCGCTACAAAATTGGAGCTGCAATAGAAGAATTACGAACAACACCCAGACATGCACGAGTTGAcaaaggaaaggagaaaaatgatcgcatatttatttttaaatcaaattgctTCAAATTATTGTTCGGATGCCTGGGAAATCAAGACTGAAGAGGGGATGATGACAGGAGGATTAAAATAGGAATTACACATCACTTAACTACGCCCATTGATAAATACAAAATTATGatgcaccttttgataaatttctTATTCTGCGTACGTCATTTGATAAATTGCCGAAACAAGAGCATTGCTATAGCAATAACTGACTTCAAGGCCTCTCCAGGACAATTACCTTTTATTTTTATTCCTCAGCAATACATTCTTCAAACGTAGGATATAAACAAGTTTGCTGCTAAAGGAACCTCGAAGGACGATAAGGACATAAACAGTCAAATGCACACAAAATTATTCGTCGATACATTGACTACTTGCACTGTTAAAATTTTCTGCTGCGAGCTGATCCATTCTTCGAAATGAAAGGTCAGTGTAGAAGAGATGATTTTGAAGGCCTGCACATGAAACACAGAAGTATGATGATCATGTTCAAACAATATTTCAAGCGCAGTGAGGTACATTGAGgtgcatttattgtgatttatGATCTTTTAATTGTTACTTTTTTTGTACGAGTCATGTTTTAGCTAAGAGTCATCTATTCAAAAGGTTACAAATATTCCAAGCCGTAACAGAATGGACCTTTGTTCTGTGTTAGTTTCATCTTCTTTCCATCATTTTCATAGTTGCTCCTTCTCATGGAACAATCTAAAGCTATGGCATACAATGGCAGAACCAGCTGGAGTGATCTACCCGGACTGATCCCGAGCTGTGGGCTACGAGTATCAATGCCGACACCGTCACCGCAGGctacttcctctttctctcatGGCTTTTTTCTTTCTCCCATGGTAAATCTGAGTTTCTCCCTTTTTTATCACCATCGGATCTGAGGCTATAGCCCAGGTAAGCTTGAACGTGGCTCTGTCCTTGATGGCATATCATCACAACCAGAATGCTACTGACATGATATTGTAAGTATTTTGTGTtcctttttggaaaattctaGGTGCACCTACAGAAAATTTCGATGGCAAAATGGAAGAGCAAAATTTCTAAACCCAGAGAAAATAAAAGTGCCAAATTGAAAGGTATAGTGAAATCAGCAGAAGATGGATGAAGTAGGGTGTGTATTCATAGTGGAGAATGCAAAATCTGTTCAAAAGGATGCTTCCTGTTTACTATCATTACAATCCTATGTGGAGTTTTCTTGTCAAATGGATCAGGCAGAAAAATACTGGATCAGCACATGAAGGTTTCAACCATTTAGTTGGAGAATATAAGGACTAAGAGGAGGTCAAAGTAGCTTTTCAGGAACAAGTTAGAGGGGGAGATCCATCTACACTAAAGGAGATTCAAAGTTAACATTCTAAGATAAGTCTgaattcttctttctttttcatggaaGTTGATAACCCAAATGCTAGAGAGGTTAGTTAGACAAAGAGATTGATCATGGTAAACAAGGTCAGACTAGCAAAGTAGCAATCTCACCAAAGGTAAGGAACAAGATGATAATGACCATGAAGAACTGAAACCTTGATAATCCTCATGCTCCATGCAGTCAATACTGATTTATCATAGTTGTTACCATGTTTTTCTTCACCAATGTTGATATTGGTTTTAGATACCAATGAATTGGGCACTTCTCAAAAAAATTTGACTACAAAAGCTTTACTGTATATCATAAACCTTAGATATACCAAAAATTTAAAGAACCTTCTTATAATAACTTCAAGTGTACTTGAAAATTCCTGTGATTAAACATAGacttacaaaaaaaaatgaaggaaTTCATCAAACAATGCCATGAAAAACAGTTATGAGAAGAGAAAAAAATGGAATAATGATGCAATCTTATTAGTCCTATCACTCAACTGAAACAAGGATTGTTTGCTACCTACTGTATAATCAATTAATCTTGAATCATGTTACTTTATTGAGATAGATTCTTGAAGCAACAGGAAACAGATATATTGGTTCTAACGTCATGTCATTGTATAAACTAAGAACAACTAAGAACTTACAGCATCCACTCTGAGAATCCACAAGAATTTACAAGTCATCCCATCTGCCACTGTAACCATGACAAGAGAACCCAATTTCAGTTAGGCAAAATATTCTAAAGAAAGAGAAATCAGGCAATTGACGCATGAAATGCAAACCAAAATACCTTGAGGACCGGTTCCCCTTTGCTCGACTCGCTGGATTGCTTTGCTGCTGCTGCCATCTGTGCTTTCGCCGCTCTTCCGGCAGCCGATTTGTCAAATTGTTCCTGCCTGCGGTTTACCTCCATGTTACTCCTGATCGAATATAGAAACGCCATAGCAAAAATTCGGAAGAAGACGATTCAAAAAATGAAAAAGTAAGATCACATCGGGTCAAAGTCAAACAGGTAAGATCTTAATTCGCATCGGGAATTAGAGATTGTTCGTCCTAGAGACCGATAAAGAGAAGATATAAAATTGAAGGAAAGGGGATCGGGGGATTTGCCTCCTCTGAGCTGCCTCGGCGGCTTTGGCACGGGCGTCCTGAGACTCGGCGAGGTCAGCCGCCCTCCTCTCGGCCTTGGAAGGCCCGAAGCAGGAGCACAAGGCCATGGTGGCTCCTCCCTCGTTCTCGGTCGCCGCCTCTTCGTCCACGTCGCTGCCGTAGGGTATTTTGCAATTGCAGGCAGCACGAGGGTCAGGGGTCATCAAAATGCGGCTATTTCACATGGACCCGAAACTACCCTGCGTTTTGATTGGTCCAAAACTGGGTTGATCTTCTTAATCGGCGAAATGCGAACTAATGCCGCTTAACGATATG from Zingiber officinale cultivar Zhangliang chromosome 5B, Zo_v1.1, whole genome shotgun sequence encodes the following:
- the LOC121985052 gene encoding uncharacterized protein LOC121985052 isoform X2, with protein sequence MTPDPRAACNCKIPYGSDVDEEAATENEGGATMALCSCFGPSKAERRAADLAESQDARAKAAEAAQRRQEQFDKSAAGRAAKAQMAAAAKQSSESSKGEPVLKWQMG
- the LOC121985052 gene encoding uncharacterized protein LOC121985052 isoform X1 is translated as MTPDPRAACNCKIPYGSDVDEEAATENEGGATMALCSCFGPSKAERRAADLAESQDARAKAAEAAQRRSNMEVNRRQEQFDKSAAGRAAKAQMAAAAKQSSESSKGEPVLKWQMG